The following coding sequences lie in one Arachis hypogaea cultivar Tifrunner chromosome 9, arahy.Tifrunner.gnm2.J5K5, whole genome shotgun sequence genomic window:
- the LOC112711176 gene encoding uncharacterized protein, with translation MVGSAVPRGFSCPWCPWTRHTDLINTAAMIGSMVASKLMAPRIWYFPSNFVDEVLNDAHMDRLEAAYTLSWMPEMNDLHYEPADVWYLMILDAKEVRVYAFDGNKTPKSIIRREANMTRIVNIVCRALGKLVMLNWNLLNLRHGTPNLAN, from the exons ATGGTGGGTTCAGCAGTCCCAAGGGGGTTTTCATGTCCTTGGTGCCCATGGACACGACACACTGAt CTTATCAACACTGCCGCTATGATTGGGTCAATGGTTGCTTCAAAGCTGATGGCTCCGCGTATATGGTACTTCCCATCTAACTTTGTTGATGAGGTCCTCAACGATGCTCATATGGATCGGTTGGAGGCTGCATACACACTATCTTGGATGCCAGAAATGAATGATCTCCACTAT GAGCCAGCAGACGTGTGGTATTTGATGATTCTTGATGCTAAGGAAGTAAGGGTGTATGCCTTTGACGGGAACAAAACCCCCAAAAGCATTATTAGAAGAGAGGCCAACATGACTCGCATTGTGAATATAGTT TGTCGCGCTTTAGGGAAGTTGGTCATGTTGAATTGGAATCTGCTCAACCTTAGGCATGGCACCCCAAATCTGGCAAATTAG